In a single window of the Streptomyces sp. NBC_00094 genome:
- a CDS encoding ACT domain-containing protein, which produces MNAERDLTRLIAGMRPELDPGRYVFTTVAGPGAPPGVAPVVTVAEREGLTLVVRQEEADAAGLAYDYVAGWITLRIHSALDAVGLTAAVAGALADAGLSCNVVAGFHHDHLFVEHAAAEEALAVLNGLAERAGSLGD; this is translated from the coding sequence ATGAACGCGGAACGTGATCTGACCCGGCTCATCGCCGGGATGCGGCCGGAGCTCGACCCCGGGCGGTACGTCTTCACCACGGTGGCCGGCCCCGGCGCCCCGCCCGGGGTCGCCCCCGTGGTCACCGTCGCCGAACGGGAGGGCCTCACCCTCGTCGTACGACAGGAGGAGGCGGACGCGGCGGGCCTGGCCTACGACTACGTGGCGGGGTGGATCACCCTGCGGATCCACTCCGCGCTCGACGCCGTGGGGCTCACGGCCGCCGTCGCGGGAGCGCTCGCCGATGCGGGCCTGAGCTGCAACGTCGTGGCCGGATTTCACCACGACCACCTGTTCGTCGAACACGCTGCGGCGGAGGAGGCGTTGGCCGTCCTCAACGGACTCGCGGAGCGCGCGGGAAGCTTGGGCGATTGA
- a CDS encoding thiolase domain-containing protein: protein MTSKEPVAVVGIGQTKHVAARRDVSLAGLVREAAVRALEDAELTWADIDAVVIGKAPDFFEGVMMPELYLADALGAVGKPMIRVHTAGSVGGSTALVAANLVAARVHGTVLTLAFEKQSESNAMWGLSLPVPFQQPLLAGAGGFFAPHVRAYMRRTGAPDAIGSLVAYKDRRNALKNPYAHLHEHDLTLEKVQASPMLWDPIRYSETCPSSDGACAMVLTDRAGAARSPRPPAWVHGGAMRSEPTLFAGKDFVSPRAGRDCAADVYRQAGVTDPRREIDAVEMYVPFSWYEPMWLENLGFAEEGEGWKLTEAGVTELDGDLPVNPSGGVLSTNPIGASGMIRFAEAALQVRGEAGDHQVEGARRALGHAYGGGAQFFAMWLVGDTPPTT from the coding sequence GTGACTTCGAAAGAGCCCGTCGCCGTCGTCGGCATCGGCCAGACCAAGCACGTCGCCGCCCGCCGGGACGTCTCCCTCGCCGGACTCGTCCGCGAGGCCGCCGTCCGCGCCCTCGAGGACGCGGAGCTGACCTGGGCGGACATCGACGCCGTCGTCATCGGCAAGGCCCCCGACTTCTTCGAGGGCGTGATGATGCCGGAGCTGTACCTCGCCGACGCCCTCGGCGCCGTCGGCAAGCCCATGATCCGGGTGCACACGGCCGGTTCGGTCGGCGGCTCCACCGCGCTCGTCGCCGCCAACCTCGTCGCGGCCCGTGTCCACGGGACCGTCCTCACGCTCGCCTTCGAGAAGCAGTCCGAGTCCAACGCCATGTGGGGCCTGTCCCTGCCCGTCCCCTTCCAGCAGCCGCTGCTCGCCGGCGCCGGAGGCTTCTTCGCCCCGCACGTCCGGGCCTACATGCGCCGCACCGGCGCCCCCGACGCGATCGGCTCCCTCGTCGCGTACAAGGACCGGCGCAACGCCCTCAAGAACCCGTACGCCCATCTCCACGAGCACGACCTCACCCTGGAGAAGGTGCAGGCCTCCCCGATGCTCTGGGACCCGATCCGCTACTCCGAGACCTGCCCGTCCTCGGACGGCGCCTGCGCCATGGTGCTCACCGACCGTGCGGGCGCCGCCCGTTCACCGCGCCCTCCCGCCTGGGTGCACGGCGGCGCGATGCGCAGCGAGCCCACCCTCTTCGCCGGAAAGGACTTCGTCTCGCCGCGGGCGGGCCGGGACTGCGCCGCCGACGTCTACCGGCAGGCGGGCGTCACCGATCCCCGGCGGGAGATCGACGCCGTCGAGATGTACGTGCCGTTCTCCTGGTACGAGCCGATGTGGCTGGAGAACCTGGGCTTCGCCGAGGAGGGCGAGGGCTGGAAGCTCACCGAGGCCGGGGTCACCGAACTCGACGGCGACCTGCCGGTGAACCCCTCGGGAGGCGTGCTGTCCACCAACCCCATCGGAGCCTCCGGGATGATCCGCTTCGCCGAGGCGGCCCTCCAGGTACGGGGGGAGGCGGGCGACCACCAGGTGGAGGGCGCGCGGCGGGCCCTCGGCCATGCCTACGGGGGCGGCGCCCAGTTCTTCGCCATGTGGCTCGTGGGGGACACCCCGCCCACGACGTGA
- a CDS encoding thiolase domain-containing protein: MTPHRPARDVAIVAFAQSDHRRRTDELSEVEMVMPVLHEVLRQTGLKTSDIGFTCSGSSDYLAGRAFSFTMALDGVGAWPPISESHVEADGAWALYEAWVKLLTGEADTALVYAYGKSSPGSVRDVLSRQLDPYYLAPLWPDSVALAALQAQALVDAGHTDEPALAAIAGRSRADAAANPHAQLPGARPQGEYVVQPLRTGDCPPVGDGVAAVILAAGDRARELCARPAWIRGMDHRIEAHSLGVRDLTDSPSTRLAAERAGAFERPVDTAELHAPFTSQEVVLTRALGLDDSVRINPSGGALAANPVMAAGLVRLGEAAARIHRGASDRALAHATSGPCLQQNLVAVLEGDPRA, from the coding sequence GTGACGCCGCACCGGCCGGCACGAGACGTGGCGATCGTCGCCTTCGCACAGAGCGACCACCGTCGGCGCACCGACGAGCTCTCCGAGGTGGAGATGGTGATGCCCGTCCTCCACGAGGTGCTCCGGCAGACCGGGCTCAAGACCTCCGACATCGGCTTCACCTGCTCGGGCTCGTCGGACTACCTGGCCGGACGCGCCTTCTCCTTCACCATGGCCCTCGACGGCGTCGGCGCCTGGCCGCCGATCTCCGAGTCCCACGTCGAGGCCGACGGCGCCTGGGCCCTGTACGAGGCCTGGGTGAAGCTCCTGACCGGGGAGGCCGACACGGCCCTCGTCTACGCCTACGGAAAGTCCTCGCCCGGCTCCGTACGGGACGTCCTCAGCCGCCAGCTCGACCCCTACTACCTCGCCCCGCTCTGGCCCGACTCCGTCGCCCTCGCGGCGCTCCAGGCCCAGGCCCTCGTCGACGCGGGCCACACCGACGAACCCGCCCTCGCCGCCATCGCCGGCCGGAGCCGCGCGGACGCCGCCGCGAACCCGCACGCCCAACTGCCCGGCGCCCGCCCCCAGGGCGAGTACGTCGTCCAGCCCCTCCGCACCGGCGACTGCCCGCCCGTCGGCGACGGCGTCGCCGCCGTGATCCTCGCCGCCGGAGACCGGGCCCGCGAACTCTGCGCGCGGCCCGCCTGGATCCGGGGCATGGACCACCGCATCGAGGCCCACTCCCTCGGCGTACGCGACCTCACGGACTCGCCCTCCACCCGCCTCGCCGCCGAGCGCGCCGGGGCCTTCGAGCGGCCCGTCGACACCGCCGAACTCCACGCGCCCTTCACCTCCCAGGAGGTCGTCCTCACCAGGGCGCTCGGCCTCGACGACTCCGTCCGGATCAACCCCTCCGGCGGCGCGCTCGCCGCCAACCCCGTCATGGCCGCCGGACTCGTCCGCCTCGGCGAGGCCGCCGCCCGCATCCACCGGGGCGCCTCCGACCGCGCCCTCGCCCACGCCACCTCCGGGCCCTGCCTCCAGCAGAACCTGGTCGCCGTCCTGGAAGGGGACCCCCGTGCCTGA
- a CDS encoding Zn-ribbon domain-containing OB-fold protein, whose amino-acid sequence MTPTPASPPEILRAPLVVEFPFTRSLGPVQSAFLTGLRERTVLGVRTEAGDVLVPPVEYDPATAAELRELVEVGATGTVTTWAWNPEPRTGQPLATPFAWVLVRLDGADTALLHALDAPGPEAVRTGLRVRIRWAAERSGAITDIACFEPYESDAPAAEPQLHDGRFTDPVTGIVAPARLDYTYSPGRAQTRYLHALSERRTVGERCPSCAKVYVPPRGACPTCGIATTDQVEVGPRGTVTTYCIVNIKAKNLAIEVPYVYAHIALDGAGLALHGRIAGIPYDQVRMGLRVEPVWSEDGRYPDHYRPTGEPDAEYDTYKEML is encoded by the coding sequence ATGACACCAACCCCCGCCTCCCCGCCGGAGATCCTCCGCGCGCCCCTCGTCGTGGAGTTCCCCTTCACCCGCTCCCTCGGCCCCGTCCAGTCCGCCTTCCTGACCGGACTGCGCGAGCGGACCGTGCTCGGCGTCCGTACCGAGGCGGGCGACGTGCTCGTCCCGCCCGTCGAGTACGACCCCGCCACCGCCGCCGAACTCCGCGAGCTCGTCGAGGTCGGCGCCACCGGCACGGTCACCACCTGGGCCTGGAACCCCGAACCCCGCACGGGACAGCCGCTCGCGACCCCCTTCGCCTGGGTCCTCGTCCGCCTCGACGGCGCCGACACCGCCCTCCTCCACGCCCTGGACGCCCCCGGACCCGAGGCCGTCCGTACGGGCCTGCGGGTCCGGATCCGCTGGGCCGCCGAACGCTCCGGCGCCATCACCGACATCGCCTGCTTCGAGCCGTACGAGAGCGACGCCCCGGCAGCGGAACCACAGCTCCACGACGGGCGGTTCACCGACCCCGTCACCGGCATCGTCGCCCCCGCCCGCCTCGACTACACCTACAGCCCCGGCCGCGCCCAGACCCGCTACCTCCACGCGCTCTCCGAGCGCCGCACCGTCGGCGAACGCTGCCCCTCCTGCGCCAAGGTGTACGTGCCGCCCCGCGGCGCCTGCCCCACCTGCGGGATCGCCACCACCGACCAGGTCGAGGTCGGCCCCCGCGGCACCGTCACCACCTACTGCATCGTCAACATCAAGGCGAAGAACCTCGCCATCGAGGTCCCGTACGTCTACGCCCACATCGCCCTCGACGGCGCCGGGCTCGCCCTCCACGGCCGCATCGCCGGCATCCCCTACGACCAGGTCCGCATGGGCCTGCGCGTCGAACCCGTGTGGAGCGAGGACGGCCGCTATCCCGACCACTACCGGCCCACCGGCGAACCCGACGCCGAGTACGACACCTACAAGGAGATGCTGTGA
- a CDS encoding crotonase/enoyl-CoA hydratase family protein translates to MGGTEHLGVRREGATLVLTLNRPEAKNALSLPMLVGLYDGWLEADADDGIRSVVLTGAGGAFCAGMDLKALAGKGMEGEQYRDRLKDDPDLHWKAMLRHHRPRKPVIAAVEGYCVAGGTEILQGTDIRVAGASATFGLFEVRRGLFPIGGSTVRLPRQIARTHALEMLLTGRPYSAEEAARIGLVGRVVPDGTALDAALDIAERINACGPLAVEAVKASVYETAEMTETEGLAAELKRGWPIFDTADAKEGARAFAEKRSPVYRRE, encoded by the coding sequence ATGGGTGGCACCGAACACCTCGGCGTGCGGCGCGAAGGCGCCACGCTCGTACTCACCTTGAACCGGCCCGAGGCCAAGAACGCCCTCTCGCTGCCGATGCTCGTCGGCCTCTACGACGGCTGGCTGGAGGCCGACGCCGACGACGGCATCCGCTCGGTCGTCCTCACCGGAGCGGGCGGGGCCTTCTGCGCCGGCATGGACCTCAAGGCGCTGGCCGGCAAGGGCATGGAGGGCGAGCAGTACCGGGACCGTCTGAAGGACGACCCCGACCTGCACTGGAAGGCGATGCTCCGCCACCACCGCCCCCGTAAACCCGTCATCGCCGCCGTCGAGGGGTACTGCGTGGCCGGCGGCACCGAGATCCTCCAGGGCACCGACATCCGGGTCGCCGGCGCCTCGGCCACCTTCGGTCTCTTCGAGGTCCGGCGGGGCCTCTTCCCCATCGGCGGCTCCACCGTCCGCCTGCCCCGCCAGATCGCCCGCACCCACGCCCTGGAGATGCTCCTCACCGGCCGCCCGTACAGCGCGGAGGAGGCCGCCCGCATCGGACTCGTCGGACGCGTGGTCCCCGACGGCACCGCCCTGGACGCGGCCCTGGACATCGCCGAACGGATCAACGCCTGCGGTCCGTTGGCCGTCGAGGCCGTCAAGGCGTCCGTGTACGAGACGGCGGAGATGACCGAGACGGAGGGGCTGGCCGCCGAGCTGAAGCGGGGGTGGCCGATCTTCGACACGGCGGACGCGAAGGAGGGGGCGAGGGCGTTCGCGGAGAAGCGATCGCCGGTCTATCGGCGGGAGTGA
- a CDS encoding acyl-CoA synthetase translates to MEYNLADLFESVVDVVPDREALVYVDHPGTGEERRLTYAELDAAANGLAHHLIDAGIRPSEHLGLHLYNGVEYLQTVLACLKARIVPVNVNYRYVEEELVYLYRDADLAALVFDAEFTERVAAALPQTEKLRHLVRVGTPPEGAPALDCVPFAEAEAAGSAERGFGPRSGDDLFIIYTGGTTGMPKGVLWRQEDLFFAGLFGGDPSGEPVKRPEELAERVAAGGAGITFFPAPPLMHGTSTLTAFIAFDYGQRVVLHRKYVPEEVLRTLEKEKVSSISLVGDAMLRPLVDALRGPLKGTDLSALFSLSSSGAIMSETVRAQLQELMPNVLLLNNFGSTESGSNGRATDDSGPAKGFRLHVNERTQVVDPVTHEIVAAGEIGRLAQRGHVPLGYYNDPAKTAETFFERDGVRWVLLGDMATVDEQGVVTVLGRGSQCINTGGEKVYPEEVEQALKSHPDVYDALVAGVPDARWGNHVAAVVQLRPDAPPLDLEAVQSHCRPRLAGYKVPRQLVLTDRIQRSPSGKADYRWARSVAVEADAGAPVVPGRGAGDRG, encoded by the coding sequence GTGGAGTACAACCTTGCCGACCTGTTCGAATCGGTGGTCGACGTGGTCCCGGACCGCGAGGCTCTGGTGTACGTCGATCACCCGGGCACGGGTGAGGAACGCCGCCTCACCTACGCCGAACTCGACGCCGCCGCCAACGGGCTCGCCCACCACCTCATCGACGCGGGCATCCGCCCCAGTGAGCACCTCGGCCTGCACCTGTACAACGGCGTCGAGTACCTGCAGACCGTCCTCGCCTGCCTGAAGGCGAGGATCGTGCCGGTGAACGTGAACTACCGGTACGTGGAGGAGGAACTCGTCTACCTCTACCGGGACGCCGACCTCGCCGCGCTCGTCTTCGACGCCGAGTTCACGGAGCGGGTCGCGGCGGCGCTGCCGCAGACGGAGAAGCTGCGGCACCTCGTGCGGGTGGGGACCCCGCCCGAGGGAGCGCCGGCTCTCGACTGCGTACCGTTCGCCGAGGCGGAGGCAGCCGGCTCGGCGGAGCGCGGCTTCGGCCCGCGCTCCGGGGACGACCTCTTCATCATCTACACCGGCGGTACGACCGGGATGCCGAAGGGCGTCCTGTGGCGTCAGGAGGACCTGTTCTTCGCGGGGCTCTTCGGAGGCGACCCCTCGGGTGAGCCCGTGAAGCGCCCGGAGGAGCTGGCGGAGCGGGTCGCGGCCGGCGGCGCCGGCATCACCTTCTTCCCCGCGCCGCCGCTGATGCACGGCACCTCGACGCTGACGGCGTTCATCGCCTTCGACTACGGCCAGCGGGTGGTCCTGCACCGCAAGTACGTGCCGGAGGAGGTCCTGCGCACCCTGGAGAAGGAGAAGGTCTCCAGCATCTCCCTGGTGGGCGACGCGATGCTGCGGCCGCTCGTCGACGCGCTGCGCGGCCCCCTCAAGGGTACGGACCTGTCGGCGCTGTTCAGCCTCTCGTCCTCCGGGGCGATCATGTCGGAGACCGTGCGGGCCCAGCTCCAGGAGCTCATGCCGAACGTCCTTCTGCTCAACAACTTCGGTTCCACGGAGTCCGGTTCCAACGGCCGCGCCACGGACGACTCCGGGCCCGCCAAGGGCTTCCGGCTGCACGTCAACGAACGCACGCAGGTGGTCGACCCGGTGACCCACGAGATCGTCGCGGCGGGCGAGATCGGCCGCCTGGCCCAGCGCGGCCACGTGCCGCTGGGCTACTACAACGACCCGGCCAAGACCGCCGAGACCTTCTTCGAGAGGGACGGCGTGCGGTGGGTGCTCCTCGGCGACATGGCGACCGTCGACGAGCAGGGGGTCGTCACCGTCCTCGGGCGCGGCTCGCAGTGCATCAACACGGGCGGCGAGAAGGTCTACCCGGAGGAGGTGGAGCAAGCCCTGAAGTCCCACCCCGACGTGTACGACGCCCTGGTCGCCGGCGTCCCCGACGCCCGCTGGGGCAACCACGTCGCCGCGGTCGTCCAGCTCCGCCCCGACGCCCCGCCACTCGATCTGGAGGCCGTGCAGAGCCACTGCCGTCCGCGCCTCGCCGGATACAAGGTGCCCCGCCAGCTGGTCCTCACCGACCGCATCCAGCGCTCCCCCAGCGGCAAGGCGGACTACCGCTGGGCCCGCTCGGTCGCCGTGGAGGCGGACGCGGGAGCGCCCGTCGTCCCGGGCCGGGGCGCCGGGGACCGCGGCTGA
- a CDS encoding PP2C family protein-serine/threonine phosphatase, translating to MNGPGIDYQAVFHALPGAVALLTGDLVYADANEAFLSMAGRTREQVVGRYLFDVFPENPLDPGATGMRNLYASLQRVAATGERDTMALQRYDVEDPDRPGVWQERYWSPVNVPVLAPDGTVALLLHRVEEVTELIKARGGRPEGDHGRVLEAELYTRGRELQEVNERLRKAHAREREVALHLQQAMLPVPRSLVHHRAAVRYRPAVGALNVCGDWYDLVDMPEAGRTAVAVGDVVGHGLRAAGVMGQLRSALSAASRVAAGPAQALEVLGLYARSVEGAESTTAFSVFIDWNDRILTYSSAGHVPPALCHPDGTVVFLDQATDPPLGARPEHAPRPQAQAAFTDGCVLVLYTDGLIERRGEDIDTGLARLAASLTRHRAADPDALGDALLVDLIPPAGLTDDTALIVLRL from the coding sequence GTGAACGGACCCGGCATCGACTACCAGGCGGTCTTCCACGCCCTGCCCGGCGCGGTCGCGCTGCTGACCGGCGACCTGGTGTACGCGGATGCCAACGAGGCGTTCCTGTCCATGGCCGGCCGCACCCGTGAGCAGGTGGTCGGCCGCTATCTGTTCGACGTCTTCCCCGAGAATCCCCTCGACCCCGGCGCGACCGGCATGCGCAACCTGTACGCCTCTCTGCAGCGCGTCGCGGCCACCGGCGAGCGCGACACCATGGCCCTGCAGCGCTACGACGTGGAGGACCCCGATCGGCCGGGCGTGTGGCAGGAGCGGTACTGGAGCCCGGTCAACGTCCCCGTCCTCGCCCCGGACGGCACCGTGGCACTGCTGCTGCACCGGGTCGAGGAGGTCACCGAACTCATCAAGGCCCGCGGAGGCCGTCCGGAAGGAGACCACGGTCGAGTCCTGGAGGCCGAGCTCTACACCCGCGGCCGGGAACTCCAGGAAGTCAACGAACGCCTGCGCAAAGCCCACGCCCGCGAACGCGAAGTAGCTCTCCACCTCCAGCAGGCGATGCTGCCCGTGCCCCGCTCCCTCGTCCACCACCGCGCCGCCGTCCGCTATCGCCCGGCGGTCGGCGCCCTGAACGTGTGCGGCGACTGGTACGACCTCGTCGACATGCCCGAAGCGGGCCGTACGGCCGTGGCCGTCGGCGACGTCGTCGGCCACGGACTGCGCGCCGCCGGCGTCATGGGCCAGCTCCGCAGCGCCCTGTCCGCCGCCTCTCGCGTCGCCGCCGGTCCCGCCCAGGCTCTCGAGGTGCTCGGTCTGTACGCCCGTTCCGTCGAGGGAGCGGAGTCCACGACGGCCTTCTCCGTCTTCATCGACTGGAACGACCGCATCCTCACCTACAGCAGCGCGGGCCACGTCCCGCCCGCGCTGTGCCACCCCGATGGCACCGTCGTCTTCCTCGACCAGGCCACCGATCCTCCACTCGGGGCACGTCCCGAGCACGCCCCAAGGCCCCAGGCTCAGGCCGCGTTCACCGACGGCTGCGTTCTCGTCCTGTACACCGACGGCCTCATCGAACGCCGCGGAGAAGACATCGACACCGGCCTCGCCCGCCTGGCCGCCTCGCTGACCCGACACCGCGCCGCCGACCCCGATGCGCTCGGCGACGCCCTCCTGGTCGATCTGATCCCCCCGGCCGGCCTCACCGACGACACCGCCTTGATCGTCTTGCGGCTGTGA
- a CDS encoding tannase/feruloyl esterase family alpha/beta hydrolase has translation MRRPTFRSSPRLWRRGAPAALALAALTLTTAPATATPSVPGGHCARLSHLRVPGAAHQQAACLDELTTAGTVASGHTDPADWAGLTPKDLAVPSGVPGIQIDGYFPDTSTTNTNHGWKHDAQFVIRMPDRWNGGLVIAGTPGNREQYANDRAIADWVLARGYAYAATDKGNTGLAFHRDGAAPGDAIAEWNDRVTQLTRAARATIAQRYHRPPTRTLVTGISNGGYLVRWQLENHPELYDGGVDWEGTLWRADGPTLLDFLPRTLRAYPVYATGGEGAARARDEMHAAGFPAESEFLWPYHHKVYWDLTQRIYREELDPGYDGAAEAGTPYCATGAPGCDADYDYAARPDEVRRAVEKIALTGRIGKPLMTLHGTLDALLPISRDSDVYARMVREAGRGMLHRYYRIEGGTHADSLVDAFPDRLRPLTPCHRTAFTALEGWLTEGSRPPASGTVALPVDRDPVALANTCSLDAGKGAGSNRS, from the coding sequence ATGCGTCGTCCCACCTTCCGTTCCTCGCCGCGCCTCTGGCGGCGGGGCGCGCCGGCGGCACTCGCCCTGGCCGCACTCACCCTCACCACCGCCCCGGCGACGGCGACGCCGTCCGTCCCCGGCGGACACTGCGCCCGCCTGTCCCACCTCCGCGTACCGGGCGCCGCACACCAACAGGCCGCCTGCCTCGACGAACTGACCACGGCCGGCACGGTCGCCTCCGGCCACACCGACCCGGCCGACTGGGCGGGGCTGACGCCGAAGGACCTGGCCGTCCCCAGCGGGGTCCCCGGCATCCAGATCGACGGCTACTTCCCCGATACCTCCACCACCAACACCAACCACGGCTGGAAGCACGACGCCCAGTTCGTCATCCGCATGCCCGACCGGTGGAACGGCGGCCTGGTGATCGCCGGCACCCCGGGCAACCGGGAGCAGTACGCCAACGACCGGGCCATCGCCGACTGGGTGCTCGCCCGCGGCTACGCCTACGCGGCCACCGACAAGGGCAACACCGGGCTCGCGTTCCACCGGGACGGCGCGGCCCCGGGCGACGCCATCGCCGAGTGGAACGACCGGGTCACCCAGCTCACCCGTGCCGCCCGCGCCACGATCGCCCAGCGGTACCACCGCCCGCCGACTCGCACCCTGGTCACCGGCATCTCCAACGGCGGCTACCTGGTGCGTTGGCAGCTGGAGAACCATCCCGAGCTCTACGACGGCGGCGTCGACTGGGAGGGCACCCTCTGGCGGGCCGACGGCCCCACCTTGCTGGACTTCCTGCCCCGCACCCTGCGCGCCTACCCCGTGTACGCCACCGGCGGCGAGGGCGCCGCGCGGGCGCGGGACGAGATGCACGCCGCCGGGTTCCCTGCCGAGTCGGAGTTCCTGTGGCCGTACCACCACAAGGTCTACTGGGACCTGACCCAGCGCATCTACCGCGAGGAGCTGGATCCGGGCTACGACGGGGCTGCCGAGGCGGGCACCCCGTACTGCGCCACGGGCGCCCCCGGCTGTGACGCCGACTACGACTACGCGGCCCGCCCCGACGAGGTCCGGCGGGCCGTGGAGAAGATCGCGCTGACCGGACGCATCGGCAAGCCCCTCATGACCCTGCACGGCACGCTCGACGCCCTGCTGCCCATCAGCCGGGACTCCGACGTCTACGCCCGGATGGTGCGCGAGGCCGGCCGCGGCATGCTGCACCGGTACTACCGCATCGAGGGAGGAACCCACGCCGACTCGCTCGTCGACGCGTTCCCGGACCGGCTCCGGCCGCTCACGCCGTGCCACCGCACCGCCTTCACGGCCCTGGAGGGCTGGCTCACGGAGGGGTCCCGGCCGCCCGCCTCGGGCACCGTCGCCCTGCCGGTGGACCGGGACCCCGTGGCGTTGGCGAACACCTGCTCCCTGGATGCGGGGAAGGGGGCCGGCAGCAACCGGTCCTGA